The stretch of DNA TATATATGATGTGATCTATTAAAGGTATGTTCATAAACTTGGAATGTTTTTGAATAATTTGAGTGTTTAAAGGATGGCTCATGGTCACTCTGCCTTCCATCAAACTGATATATATTCAGTAGAAGCTCATGAAAAAAGAGCTTGCACAAATGGAAAtagttgaaaatgtttcaatAGAAACAAAAAGTTTCCAATATTGGTTTTGAGTGTATGAGTTTAAAGTAAATGATCTCACCTCAGCACTGCATTTTTCTCAACCAGACTGTGATATCTACTGCAGAACTGTTTCTGCTCATGCCAGTGGGACTGTGGGGACCACATTATAATGATCACAAAGAATGGAAAACTATGGAAGAAACTCTCAAATGATTCAGAATCAACTGAATATCAGTATATATAAGCCCCAGTTTAAGTCCCTAAAAGGACATAAGTGAagacatttttttccctctaagGGAGATGAACATTTTTCTTCTTAGTATTAAAAATGACTTTCATGTTACTGACTCATTCACCATTTCTTCTTAAAGATAAAAAGGAAACAGAAGTGGCTCAATTAAATCTTAACCTGAAAAAggtttaattttaaatttgAATTATACCATAAAAAATGTTCGAATTCATCTGACAATATCAGTTGTACACTTTACCAAAGTGTTTTCTGAACTTTgtatgagatgttttttttttcatgaaagtaGACTACGCTGGCTGAAAAAGAGACCAACGAGTTTCCATCATCTTCACTGGCTAAGAGGTGCTTCACGGGAACACTGTTCACAAGGTCAGTATTAGAGTTAGTTTGGAACTTCAGGTCATTAGTTGGAgtcttttctgcagctgttccAACACTTAGAGGGGCAAATCTAAGGTTGTTGGATATTAAAACATTCTGATGAACAAGCCTCCTGAGCACAGAGAGTTTACTATGTGATGATATAGTTTACATAGTAATGATCACAATTTGTTAACGGTAACAGAGAGCATTCCAAACAGCTCATTTACTGAATCATCAACAAGGATGGAGTGACGTCATGACTCCTGTGAAACAGCTCCACCCAGTGGAAGTCTGTGGTAACGACCAGAAACTTCCTGAAGACTCTGGATCTCCTCCAGTTAGAGTATAAAGCTGGGACAGTCCCACTGCTGAGacagaaagcaacacagaaGAGAACAGACACCTGAACAGAGTTTGATCTCACAACAAGAGGACTCAGCACTAAACACCCTGAAGATGCTGTGCTCTCGTGGACTCCAGTCTGACCTCGGTCCAATCATGGACTTCTACTGGCCTGTACGCAGTCTGTGGTCAGAGGTCAGACCTCTGATCTACCAGCAGGATCTCCTGCAGAGAAACCTACAGGCGCTGCGCAGCAGGCTGGAGCTGATGGACACATTTCAACGACAGATCCCAGAGGAGACGGAGCCTTTCCAGAGCAGCGTGGCCCTGCAACCAGTCTCCTACCAGCTGGACAAAGAGGGAGAAAACTTTGGCCTGACCCTGGACACTCAAGGCTTTTCCCCAGAGGAGCTGTCTGTCAGGCAGGTGGGCAGGAAGCTGAGAGTCAGTGGGAAGACAGAGAAGAAGCAGGAGGACGGGAAAGGCTCCTACTCTTACAGACTCCAGGAGTTCAGACAGGAGTTTGATCTGCCCGAAGGGCTGAACCCTGAAGCCGTCACCTGCTAC from Odontesthes bonariensis isolate fOdoBon6 chromosome 22, fOdoBon6.hap1, whole genome shotgun sequence encodes:
- the LOC142372645 gene encoding heat shock protein 30-like, whose product is MLCSRGLQSDLGPIMDFYWPVRSLWSEVRPLIYQQDLLQRNLQALRSRLELMDTFQRQIPEETEPFQSSVALQPVSYQLDKEGENFGLTLDTQGFSPEELSVRQVGRKLRVSGKTEKKQEDGKGSYSYRLQEFRQEFDLPEGLNPEAVTCYLSPDGKLHIQAAKAPCVEEAERELTIKRSSEEETQQSVCSQAEDSRPETHNRA